The bacterium genome contains a region encoding:
- a CDS encoding Rrf2 family transcriptional regulator, with the protein MKITTRSSYTVRALLDLAQNSVDGRPVRLSDISQREGISHAYLEQLFNRLKKFEVVRGRKGPGGGYILSKSPAQILMGEVIQAVEGQEKLFLCTEDHNDGESCQRYPGCTTHLLWEKLSASFHDYLNSITLADLLKGEVSPEK; encoded by the coding sequence ATGAAAATAACAACCCGTTCAAGCTATACTGTCCGGGCTCTCCTGGATCTGGCACAAAATTCCGTTGATGGTCGGCCGGTGCGACTATCTGACATTTCCCAGAGGGAAGGGATCTCCCACGCCTACCTGGAGCAGCTTTTCAACCGTCTCAAGAAGTTTGAGGTGGTTCGTGGAAGAAAAGGTCCCGGTGGCGGATATATTCTGTCCAAAAGCCCTGCGCAGATCTTGATGGGAGAAGTGATCCAGGCTGTTGAAGGGCAGGAGAAGCTTTTTCTGTGTACAGAAGATCACAATGATGGGGAAAGTTGTCAGCGGTATCCAGGTTGTACAACCCACCTGCTGTGGGAAAAACTTTCTGCAAGTTTCCACGATTACCTCAATTCCATCACCCTTGCGGATTTACTCAAGGGTGAAGTATCCCCTGAAAAGTGA
- a CDS encoding sigma-70 family RNA polymerase sigma factor, with product MTDQTTPEGELVGRARKGDKKAFEDLVRMYQEPLYRYLCRLSENSEDAMELTQSSFVKAYFSIGRFRGGSSFKTYLFRIASNTWKNTIRDRGRRRNIDIDQVSIASGDNPHEEVVRDQEHKKFWSLVEELPARQKEALTLRIREGYHFDEVAKIMGCTTGSAKASYHRGVEKLKLALKGEDR from the coding sequence ATGACTGATCAGACCACCCCTGAGGGGGAACTTGTTGGCAGGGCCCGGAAAGGTGACAAAAAAGCCTTTGAGGATCTTGTGCGTATGTACCAGGAGCCGCTTTACAGGTATTTGTGCCGGCTTTCGGAAAACAGTGAGGATGCGATGGAACTGACACAAAGCAGTTTTGTTAAAGCCTATTTTTCCATCGGACGCTTCAGGGGGGGGTCTTCCTTTAAAACCTATCTTTTCAGGATCGCCTCCAATACCTGGAAAAATACTATTCGGGATCGTGGCAGGCGGCGCAATATTGATATTGATCAGGTATCCATCGCCTCCGGGGACAATCCCCACGAAGAGGTCGTTCGGGACCAGGAGCATAAGAAGTTCTGGTCCTTGGTGGAAGAACTTCCTGCGAGGCAAAAAGAAGCACTTACCCTCCGAATCCGGGAAGGCTATCACTTTGACGAGGTGGCGAAAATTATGGGCTGCACAACAGGTTCGGCCAAGGCCAGTTACCACCGTGGGGTGGAAAAGCTGAAGCTGGCTCTTAAGGGAGAAGATCGATGA
- a CDS encoding helix-hairpin-helix domain-containing protein yields MQEIWPPEGCLVDSTALKGKALVVFPQGTSIYAVVSEMGLVPDTLGSGFCAPRAGVLYNGSAGWRIRPMTQRERWVWSIPMDLYQCEPEDLQRISGIGPSLAVKIQRFVQNRGYLNSLSDLDLVPGVGPGKLSALEKELALN; encoded by the coding sequence ATGCAGGAGATATGGCCGCCGGAAGGCTGCCTCGTAGATTCTACGGCTTTGAAAGGCAAAGCCCTGGTAGTTTTTCCACAGGGAACAAGCATATATGCGGTTGTTTCGGAGATGGGTCTGGTACCGGATACCCTCGGTTCCGGTTTTTGTGCGCCCAGGGCAGGGGTTCTTTATAATGGTTCGGCTGGCTGGCGGATCAGGCCTATGACCCAGCGGGAGCGTTGGGTGTGGAGCATCCCCATGGACCTGTATCAGTGCGAACCGGAGGATCTGCAGCGCATAAGCGGTATTGGACCCTCCCTGGCGGTGAAGATACAGAGATTTGTTCAAAACAGGGGATACCTGAACTCCCTGTCTGATCTGGACCTGGTACCCGGTGTGGGGCCGGGGAAGCTATCAGCGCTTGAAAAGGAATTGGCGCTGAACTGA
- a CDS encoding cysteine desulfurase family protein: protein MERIYLDHNATTPVRPEVRDRMLPFLDELFGNPSSAHSFGQEVKVQLEEARQRIADQLGASPAQIVFTSGGTESDNYAIKGTAFAAGKGHIITAMVEHPAVLQTVSWLAKKGFDASYVQVGSSGVVDPDEVKKALRPDTILVSIMHINNEVGTIQPVEEIAAITKEAGVPFHSDAVQSFGKLPTKVDDLGVDLLSVAAHKIYGPKGVGALYIRKGTRIDPLIIGGAQEKRRRSGTENVAGIVAFGEAIVQAEAEREQLYSRLTGLRETLVRGLTDRIPEVFINGDPSKTFPSTVSASVSHVEGESLLLSLDMEGIAVSTGSACSSGSLEPSHVLVSMGIETVLAQGTLRFSMGRGTTRAQIDHLLEVFPPIVERLRRMSPLSANKAC from the coding sequence ATGGAACGTATCTATCTTGATCACAACGCAACGACCCCTGTCCGGCCTGAAGTTCGGGACCGGATGCTCCCGTTCCTCGATGAACTTTTCGGGAACCCGTCATCGGCCCACTCCTTTGGCCAGGAGGTAAAGGTTCAGTTGGAGGAAGCCCGACAGCGGATAGCGGACCAGTTGGGGGCTTCGCCGGCCCAGATCGTTTTCACCAGCGGCGGTACCGAGAGCGACAATTACGCAATTAAAGGAACGGCCTTTGCCGCGGGAAAGGGCCATATTATCACTGCCATGGTCGAGCACCCCGCTGTCCTCCAGACAGTGTCCTGGCTGGCCAAAAAGGGGTTCGATGCCAGCTATGTCCAGGTAGGTTCTTCCGGGGTTGTTGATCCGGACGAAGTTAAAAAAGCTCTTCGACCCGACACCATCCTGGTTTCCATCATGCACATTAACAACGAGGTAGGCACGATCCAGCCCGTGGAAGAGATTGCTGCTATAACGAAAGAGGCTGGGGTTCCCTTTCACTCGGACGCGGTCCAGAGTTTCGGGAAACTTCCCACGAAAGTGGACGACCTTGGCGTGGATCTCCTTTCTGTCGCCGCACACAAGATCTACGGGCCCAAGGGGGTCGGTGCCCTCTATATCAGGAAAGGGACACGCATCGACCCTCTCATTATCGGGGGAGCCCAGGAAAAGAGGCGCCGTAGCGGAACCGAGAACGTTGCTGGGATCGTGGCTTTCGGAGAGGCCATAGTCCAGGCCGAGGCGGAAAGGGAGCAGCTGTACAGCCGCCTGACCGGCTTACGGGAAACTCTTGTCAGGGGTCTTACCGATCGAATCCCCGAGGTGTTTATTAACGGGGATCCTTCAAAGACCTTCCCCTCCACGGTAAGCGCCAGCGTCAGCCATGTTGAAGGTGAGTCGCTGCTGCTTTCTCTTGATATGGAGGGTATAGCAGTGTCCACCGGTTCAGCATGTTCCTCGGGATCCCTTGAACCGTCCCACGTGCTGGTATCCATGGGGATCGAAACGGTGCTGGCCCAGGGAACGCTGAGGTTCTCTATGGGCAGAGGTACAACCAGGGCCCAGATAGATCACCTTTTGGAGGTTTTTCCCCCAATTGTTGAGAGGCTGAGGAGGATGTCGCCGTTGTCAGCAAACAAGGCGTGCTGA
- the nifU gene encoding Fe-S cluster assembly scaffold protein NifU has product MYSEKVMDHFRNPRNVGEIDDADGVGEVGNASCGDIMKIYLKVKDDVIEDVKFQTFGCGSAIATSSMVTEMVMGKTLEEAEALTNKAVAEALDGLPPTKMHCSNLAADALHDAIKNYREKHKK; this is encoded by the coding sequence ATGTATTCAGAAAAAGTAATGGACCATTTCAGAAACCCTCGCAACGTCGGCGAGATCGATGACGCTGACGGTGTCGGCGAGGTGGGCAACGCCTCGTGCGGGGACATCATGAAGATCTACCTCAAGGTGAAGGACGATGTCATCGAGGATGTAAAGTTCCAGACCTTCGGCTGCGGGAGTGCCATTGCAACGAGCAGCATGGTCACCGAGATGGTCATGGGCAAGACTCTGGAAGAGGCTGAAGCGTTAACCAACAAGGCTGTGGCCGAGGCGTTAGACGGCCTGCCCCCCACCAAGATGCACTGCTCCAACCTGGCAGCCGATGCCCTTCACGATGCCATTAAAAATTATAGGGAAAAACATAAGAAGTAA
- the mnmA gene encoding tRNA 2-thiouridine(34) synthase MnmA produces MRSEIKNKTVLVAMSGGVDSSVAAAVLLEQGYRVFGMTMLLWPEDVEGAEEGCCGTVHLNDARDVCHRLGISHYTLDLQKEFLSDVVRPFVATYLDGRTPNPCISCNEHLKFRHLLRKATGIGADLLATGHYARILVNGSFRLARGVDLSKDQTYFLFTLGQEEMSRLLFPLGEMTKEDVRSKARSLDLPVHEKAESQEICFVPPGGLRNFISQNAPDLPGPGEVVDMDGKVIGRHEGACFYTVGQRKGLGIASAQPLYVVRIEAASNTVVMGSRDEASFSWLTASGVSWADGKPLGSRFEAQVQIRHRHKPALSLITIQDAGTISIDFHEPQHGVAPGQAVVIYDEDIVLGGGWISEAR; encoded by the coding sequence TTGAGATCTGAGATAAAAAACAAGACCGTCCTGGTCGCAATGAGCGGCGGCGTAGACTCTTCCGTGGCTGCTGCCGTACTGCTGGAGCAGGGATACCGCGTTTTTGGTATGACTATGCTTCTCTGGCCTGAGGATGTGGAAGGGGCTGAGGAGGGGTGCTGCGGTACCGTGCACCTCAACGATGCCAGGGATGTCTGCCATCGACTGGGCATCTCTCATTACACCCTGGACCTGCAGAAAGAGTTTCTATCAGATGTTGTTCGTCCTTTTGTCGCTACCTACCTTGACGGGCGTACACCCAATCCCTGCATTTCGTGCAATGAACACCTGAAGTTCCGCCACTTGCTGCGCAAGGCCACCGGGATCGGAGCCGACCTGCTGGCAACCGGTCATTATGCAAGAATCCTGGTGAACGGATCGTTTCGGCTGGCAAGGGGAGTTGACCTCTCCAAAGACCAGACATATTTCCTGTTTACCCTCGGCCAGGAGGAAATGTCCCGGCTTCTTTTTCCCCTGGGAGAAATGACCAAGGAGGACGTCCGGTCCAAAGCCCGGAGTCTGGATCTTCCGGTTCACGAAAAGGCCGAGAGCCAGGAGATCTGCTTTGTGCCCCCTGGAGGGCTTCGGAATTTCATCAGCCAAAACGCTCCTGACCTGCCGGGTCCGGGTGAGGTCGTCGATATGGATGGGAAGGTCATCGGTAGGCACGAAGGAGCCTGCTTCTACACTGTGGGGCAGAGGAAGGGGCTGGGGATCGCCTCCGCCCAGCCATTGTACGTGGTGAGGATAGAGGCCGCCAGCAACACGGTGGTAATGGGGTCTCGTGATGAAGCCTCCTTTTCCTGGCTCACAGCCTCCGGGGTATCCTGGGCCGATGGGAAGCCTTTGGGCAGCAGGTTTGAGGCCCAGGTCCAGATCCGCCACCGGCACAAACCGGCCCTATCCCTTATCACGATCCAGGATGCCGGGACGATCTCCATCGATTTCCATGAACCACAGCACGGTGTGGCACCGGGCCAGGCTGTGGTAATTTATGATGAGGACATCGTCCTGGGCGGCGGATGGATTTCTGAAGCTCGATAA
- a CDS encoding zf-HC2 domain-containing protein, which yields MTVCRDNSEKLLPEYVKGLLEPKEMNKVADHLAGCSECASQVRVISLFEDKVLPEPGPWFWTSLPGKVTARIEARRREKTRVLISVWAGGLVVAAVAVLMLLQPGAPTQPQTDALDYSVVEMADSFFLGVEEEILSVSGMFMDDLDQVFGLDLNDVSDETVATMDLILEGDGYETMDDETIRIFEDLLEEMTPKRVGKWVMS from the coding sequence ATGACCGTTTGCAGGGATAATTCTGAAAAGTTGCTTCCGGAGTATGTCAAAGGTCTTCTTGAACCGAAGGAGATGAATAAAGTTGCCGACCATCTGGCGGGCTGCTCTGAATGTGCCTCCCAGGTGCGTGTGATCAGCCTGTTTGAGGATAAAGTCCTCCCTGAACCCGGACCGTGGTTCTGGACCAGCCTGCCGGGGAAAGTTACCGCCCGGATTGAAGCCCGCAGAAGAGAAAAAACACGGGTGCTGATATCTGTTTGGGCCGGCGGGCTGGTTGTTGCGGCTGTAGCTGTCCTGATGCTTCTGCAGCCAGGGGCACCAACGCAGCCACAGACCGATGCGCTTGATTATTCTGTTGTGGAAATGGCTGATTCCTTTTTCCTGGGGGTGGAGGAAGAGATCCTGTCCGTATCGGGAATGTTTATGGACGACCTGGATCAGGTCTTTGGTCTGGATCTTAATGACGTTTCAGACGAAACAGTTGCGACCATGGATCTGATCCTGGAAGGCGACGGGTACGAAACGATGGATGATGAAACAATTAGAATTTTCGAAGACCTTTTGGAAGAAATGACCCCGAAAAGGGTCGGAAAGTGGGTGATGTCATGA
- the cysE gene encoding serine O-acetyltransferase, translating into MFKNIRSDIAAVKERDPACRSSLDVILSYPGFHALFFHRIAHKVWGADFKSLARFIAHISRVLTGIEIHPAVKVGKGLFIDHGMGVVIGETTEIGQNVTLYQGVTLGGVSLKKEKRHPTLRDNVVVGAGAKVLGPFEVGENSRIGSNSVVVKAVPPNSTVVGIPGRIVIKEGKKVDEYDLDHQVMPDPVAKAFNCMMEHLQFMHKRINALSESGKNGEDEEEFETLRCRLDTIVRKTIEDAVRGDAKKEGTTEEVSK; encoded by the coding sequence ATGTTTAAAAACATCAGATCAGACATAGCAGCTGTTAAGGAAAGGGACCCCGCGTGCCGTAGCTCCCTGGATGTCATTCTCAGTTATCCAGGGTTCCATGCTCTGTTTTTCCACCGTATTGCCCACAAAGTGTGGGGAGCCGATTTCAAGTCTCTAGCCCGCTTTATCGCTCATATCTCGCGGGTATTAACGGGGATCGAGATCCACCCCGCGGTCAAAGTGGGAAAGGGTTTGTTCATCGACCATGGGATGGGCGTTGTCATCGGAGAGACCACAGAGATAGGTCAAAATGTGACACTTTACCAGGGGGTTACTCTTGGAGGAGTGAGCCTCAAGAAGGAAAAGAGGCACCCGACTCTCAGGGACAACGTGGTGGTTGGGGCGGGGGCCAAGGTCCTCGGGCCCTTCGAGGTGGGGGAGAACAGTCGTATCGGATCCAATTCCGTTGTGGTCAAGGCTGTCCCGCCCAACTCCACGGTGGTGGGGATCCCGGGCCGTATTGTCATTAAAGAGGGCAAGAAGGTCGATGAATATGACCTCGATCACCAGGTTATGCCGGACCCGGTAGCAAAGGCTTTTAACTGTATGATGGAACACCTGCAGTTCATGCACAAGCGCATCAATGCCCTGAGCGAGAGTGGAAAGAACGGTGAGGACGAGGAGGAGTTCGAAACGCTGCGGTGCAGGCTCGATACCATCGTTCGAAAAACTATCGAGGATGCAGTGCGGGGAGACGCCAAGAAAGAAGGGACTACCGAGGAGGTATCCAAATGA